The proteins below are encoded in one region of Xylanibacillus composti:
- a CDS encoding MarR family winged helix-turn-helix transcriptional regulator: MHEQSMERIEQELTDFIRRIVATETRTGSLDRSAYILLRQLSLHGPAGVKTLADELRLDVSTVSRQAAALVDKQYVEKVPNPLDGRSYFYRLSARGEKEFEENRRLRQAKLMEVFQDWTEEERESFGQLLQKYNQSVNRMLHNL, from the coding sequence ATGCATGAGCAATCTATGGAACGGATCGAACAGGAATTAACGGATTTCATCCGCAGAATTGTGGCCACGGAGACGAGAACAGGCAGTCTGGACCGCTCGGCCTATATTCTTTTGCGCCAACTGTCCCTGCATGGTCCAGCGGGTGTCAAAACCTTGGCGGACGAGCTTCGTCTGGATGTGTCAACCGTCAGCCGACAGGCCGCAGCGCTTGTGGACAAGCAATATGTGGAGAAAGTCCCGAATCCGCTGGATGGGCGGTCGTATTTCTATCGGCTGTCTGCACGGGGTGAGAAGGAATTCGAGGAAAACCGACGGCTGCGGCAAGCCAAGCTGATGGAGGTCTTTCAGGATTGGACGGAGGAGGAGCGCGAGAGCTTCGGACAGCTGCTGCAAAAGTACAACCAGTCTGTCAATCGGATGCTCCACAACCTGTAA